The window CGTTTCTTCAGGTCATCCTGGAACAGCGCGCGGAAGCTGCCCCAGACGATGGTGACGGCGGCGAAGACCGCCAGCGGCATCAACACATCAAGCGATTGCGCGAACTCGACGCCATAGACCTCATAGACGATGCGCACGATGCCGAAGGCGCCGGCCTTGACCACGGCGACCGCGTGCAGCAGCGCCGATACCGGCGCCGGCGCCACCATCGCCTGCGGCAGCCAGCCGTGCAGGGGCACGATGGCAGCCTTGACGCCGACCCCGGCGATCAGCAGCACGAAGATGATTTTCAACTGTCCGGCGTATTCCGGCCCGAGCGCTGCGGCGATACCGGCGTGGGCGAATTCGGTATGGCCGAGCAGGTGATGCAGCGAGACGATGCCCGTCAGTAGTGCCGTGCCGCCGATCAGCGTATAGGCGAGGTAGATCGTGCCGCCCTTCATGGCCTTGTCGGTGCCGCGATGGACGACGAGTGGGAAAGTGGAGAGCGTCAGCAGTTCGTAGAATATGAAGAAGGTGAAGAGATTCGCCGCCATCGCGATGCCCATGGTGGCCGTGACACACAGGCTGAAGAAGCCGAAGAAGCGGCTGCGATGCGGCGCGCCTTCGAGGTAGCCGATCGCATAGAAAGTCGTGAACAGCCATAGCACCGCTGACAGACTGATGAACAGCAGCCCCAGCGCGTCTACCTTGAAGGCGAGATCGAGCCCCGGCAGCACGGCGAAGCGCACGCCGTATTCCTCTCCTGCCGACACGCCGGCCAACAGCACCGCGACCAGAACGAGCTTGGCGATGGCGCCGAACAGGTTGAGCGTCGTCCGCAGGGCAGTCCAGCCTTCGGGCAAGGCGAAGATCACCAGACCCGGCAGCAGCGAAGACGCGAGCACGGCCAGCGGCAGCCATTCGTTCGTCGTCATCTCATCACCCCGACCAATTGCATCAGTTCGACGCCGCGCAGCCCCAGCAGCACGCTCGCGGCCGAAAGCAGGAAGGCCGTCCATTCCAAGGTGCGCGGCACCGTGACCATGGCCTGATTGGCCGGCGCCAGCAAGAACGCCTGGCGCAACACTCGGAACACATAGACGGCCGCCAGCAAACCTCCGGCCAGTACAACCACGACCAGCCACCAGTAGCCCCGATCGAGCGCCACCTCGATCAACTGCCACTTGGCCAGGAAGCCCGACGAGGGTGGCAGGCCCATCAGCGTCATGCCGGCCAACCCGAAGGCGAACAAAGTGACAGGAAGGCGATCCACGCCGCCGGCCAGGCCGGCCACCGTATCCTGCCCGGTCGCCTTGATGAACACGCCGGCGGCGACGAACATCCCCGCCTTGGCCAGCCCGTGGGCAAACGCCTGCATCACCCCCGCCTGTATCGCACCATGGCCGGTCAGTAGCGGAAAGATCAGAAACAGATAACCCAGCTGCGCCACGGTGGAATAGGCGATCAGCATCTTCAGGCGTTCGGCGCGAATCGCCTGCCACGATCCCCAGAAAATCGCCAGCGTGCCGAACAATGCCAATAGCCAGGCCAGCCATTCGGCCGCAGCGATCAGCGGTGAGAACGGGCCGATCCACAGGCGCAGGATCAGGTAGAAGGAGGCTTTGACCACCAGCGCCGAGAGCAGTGCGGAGACCGGCGCGGGCGCTCCGCCGTGGGCGGGTGGCAGCCAGAAGTGGAAGGGAAACAGCGCAGTCTTGAGCATCAGGCCGATCAGCATCAGCCCGCCCGCGATCCACATGAGGCGCGGTGCTTCGCTGGTCACCAGCGGCGTCAGCACCTCGATCGAAACCGTGCCGTAGGCGCCGTAGATCAAGGCCACTCCCAGCAGATACAGGCCGGAGCCGAGCAGCGTGGCGAACAGATAACGTAGTGCTGCCGCCGCCTGCTGCGCACCGCCGCCGGCGGCCACCAGGCCGACTGCCGCAAGGCCGAGCAGTTCGAGCGTGACGTAGATATTGAACAGATCGGCGGAGAGGAACAGCGCATTGAGACCGGCGATGAGGAAACCGGCCAGTGGCCAGAAATACGCGCCGGCCGCGTCGTCGCGCTTGTAGTAGGCGCTGGCGTAAACCGCCACTGGCAGGGCGACGCACTGGGTGAGCAAGAGCATCGCCGCAGAAAGACCGTCGGCAGCGAGATCGATGCCCAGCGGCGCGCCCCAGCCGCCGACCGCGTGAGACATCGCCGTCCCGCCAGCGCCGACTCTTGCAGCGAGGTCAAAGGCGAGCACGGCTTGAGCGGTCAGTCCACCCATGGCAAGCCACTTGCCGCGCCCCGGCCCCAGCACGAATGCGAGGCTGGCCCAGAGGAGAGGCAAGAGAATCAGCCAGGTCATGCTTCGTCCGCCGGCAATTCGAGCTTGCCGGTCAGCGCATGGAGCCGTCGCGCCAGCGCCAGCGCCAGGGCCGTGGCGGCGACCGCGACGACGATGCCGGTCAGCACCATCGCCTGCGGCACCGGGTCGGGCACATCGTTGCGCTGGGCGAGACCCACCAGGATCAGAAAAGCGCCGCTGCCCATGAGATTGAACGCCAGAACGCGACGCAGCAAGTGGCCGATCAGGATCACGCCCGCGACGCCCATGGAGAAAAGGATTGCGCCGACGCAGGCAAACAACAATCCGCTGCTCATGTGTCGCCCCCCGGATCGCGCGAGAGGAAGAGGAACAGCCCGGCGAGGATCAGGCCGAGCGAGATCGTCAGTCCCGCTTCGATCAGCAGGATCAACATCCCCGCTTGGGCCGGGGGATACTGCAGCAGCGCGCCTCGGGAAAGCAGGCTGGCCGCGACGGCGAGGAAGATCAGGAAACCCGCTGTCAGACCCGAGCGCAGTTTGAGCATTGGTGTCTGCCAACTCGGCAGCAGCCCGGTCAGGTGCAGCAGCACGGCAGCGGCGGCGAGCACCGCACCGGCCTGGAAGGCGCCGCCCGGCCGAAACGCCCCGGCCCAGAGCAGATAGACGGCGACGACGATCATCAAAGGCGCCGCCAGCCGCGCCAGGGTCTGCACGACGGGATTGCCGGCGCGCGGCCGATCGCTAGTGGTATCGAGTCCGATGGCGAGGATGACGATCAGCGCCAGCAGCAGCACGGCGATTTCGAGCAGCGTGTCGTAGCCGCGAAAGTTGAGCAGCACGGCGGTGACCGGATGCTCGACGCCACTCGCCGTCATCTGGGCGGCCACGGCGACGCGCAGATCGACGCCGCCCGACAAGGGTTCCAGCAGTGCGCCTATGAGCAGGACAGCAAAAGCCAGGGCGCTTGATCCGACCGCGAATCCGACCACGAAGCGCTTCATTCTTTTCTCCGCTTCAATGCGCCATAGGCATCGAGCAGCAGCGCGCCGGTCAGCCCAGCGCCGATGGCGGCCTCGGCCAGTCCGATATCCGGCGCGGCCAGCCGCGCCCAGGCCAGCGCCATGAGCAGGCCAAAGGCGATGAACAGGACGATGGCGCGATCGAGCCGGTCAACAGACAGGCAGCGCCCGCCGCTCCATAAGAGCGCCGCCGCCAACAGCAGATCGAATACGAGACTCATGGCGCATCCTTGCGCCAGGGTTTGAGGCCGAGGCTGTCGGCGCGCCGTGCGATGGCGTAACTGACGCCCGCGCTCGCCGCAAGCATCAGCGGCCAGATGAGCAGGAGTTTCAGACCGACGGCGATACTCTCCGCTTGCAAGGCGAGTCCCAGCAGCACGAAGCCCAAGCCGAGGTTGTCGGCCTTGGCCAGCGCATGCAGGCGGCTATAGACATCCGGAAAACGCAGCAGGCCCAAGGTGCCGGTGGCGTAGAAGAAGGCGCCGACGATCAGCAGAGCGCCGCTGACCCAGGGCAGGATCAGTTCAGTCATGGCCATCCCCCTGCCAGGCGCGCTTGGCGAAGGCGACACCGCCGATGGCCGCCAGCAGCGCCAGCACCAGCGCGACATCGACCAGCGCGGGAATGCGCATCGCCACAGCCAGCAACACGAGGATGCCCGTGCCGGTAGAGCAGAACAGCAGTGCCACCAGCATGCGGTCGGCCGCCGTCGGCCCGCGCGCCGCCGCCAGCAGGGCGACGATCAGATTGCCGAGCAGGAACAGCGCGACGGCGAGATCGAGATCGTTCATGCGTCAACTCCAAACAGGGCAGCAATGCGTCGCTCCAGCGCCCGCGCTTCGGCGACGACCGGCAGGTCCTGGTGCAACACGTGCAGGCGCAGCCGTGGATCGGATAACTCAGTAGCCAGTTC is drawn from Candidatus Nitricoxidivorans perseverans and contains these coding sequences:
- a CDS encoding proton-conducting transporter membrane subunit, with product MTTNEWLPLAVLASSLLPGLVIFALPEGWTALRTTLNLFGAIAKLVLVAVLLAGVSAGEEYGVRFAVLPGLDLAFKVDALGLLFISLSAVLWLFTTFYAIGYLEGAPHRSRFFGFFSLCVTATMGIAMAANLFTFFIFYELLTLSTFPLVVHRGTDKAMKGGTIYLAYTLIGGTALLTGIVSLHHLLGHTEFAHAGIAAALGPEYAGQLKIIFVLLIAGVGVKAAIVPLHGWLPQAMVAPAPVSALLHAVAVVKAGAFGIVRIVYEVYGVEFAQSLDVLMPLAVFAAVTIVWGSFRALFQDDLKKRLAFSTVSQVSYIVLGVALFGPIGTIGGLVHLVHQGIMKITLFFCAGNYAETLGIHKVSEMNGAGRRMPLTTLAFSIGALGMMGAPLTAGAISKAWLSDGATAAGMDWAIWVLWTSSLLNAAYFLPILWRAWLRPAPATWPEEHIPKRRWRETAWLLLLPPLATAIMTLAAGMLAETPGSPLEWAKLIAEREYRQGVTLP
- a CDS encoding proton-conducting transporter membrane subunit — translated: MTWLILLPLLWASLAFVLGPGRGKWLAMGGLTAQAVLAFDLAARVGAGGTAMSHAVGGWGAPLGIDLAADGLSAAMLLLTQCVALPVAVYASAYYKRDDAAGAYFWPLAGFLIAGLNALFLSADLFNIYVTLELLGLAAVGLVAAGGGAQQAAAALRYLFATLLGSGLYLLGVALIYGAYGTVSIEVLTPLVTSEAPRLMWIAGGLMLIGLMLKTALFPFHFWLPPAHGGAPAPVSALLSALVVKASFYLILRLWIGPFSPLIAAAEWLAWLLALFGTLAIFWGSWQAIRAERLKMLIAYSTVAQLGYLFLIFPLLTGHGAIQAGVMQAFAHGLAKAGMFVAAGVFIKATGQDTVAGLAGGVDRLPVTLFAFGLAGMTLMGLPPSSGFLAKWQLIEVALDRGYWWLVVVVLAGGLLAAVYVFRVLRQAFLLAPANQAMVTVPRTLEWTAFLLSAASVLLGLRGVELMQLVGVMR
- a CDS encoding NADH-quinone oxidoreductase subunit K, translated to MSSGLLFACVGAILFSMGVAGVILIGHLLRRVLAFNLMGSGAFLILVGLAQRNDVPDPVPQAMVLTGIVVAVAATALALALARRLHALTGKLELPADEA
- a CDS encoding DUF4040 domain-containing protein codes for the protein MSLVFDLLLAAALLWSGGRCLSVDRLDRAIVLFIAFGLLMALAWARLAAPDIGLAEAAIGAGLTGALLLDAYGALKRRKE
- the mnhG gene encoding monovalent cation/H(+) antiporter subunit G; the protein is MTELILPWVSGALLIVGAFFYATGTLGLLRFPDVYSRLHALAKADNLGLGFVLLGLALQAESIAVGLKLLLIWPLMLAASAGVSYAIARRADSLGLKPWRKDAP
- a CDS encoding monovalent cation/H+ antiporter complex subunit F, yielding MNDLDLAVALFLLGNLIVALLAAARGPTAADRMLVALLFCSTGTGILVLLAVAMRIPALVDVALVLALLAAIGGVAFAKRAWQGDGHD